TATCATAGATATAAACATGGGATGTCCTGTTCCGAAAATAGTAAAAAACGGTGATGGTAGTGCTTTATTAAAAAAACCAAAGCTAATAAAAAAAATAATTGAAGCATTAGTTAAAGTTTCAGAAAAACCTATAACAGTGAAAATAAGAATAGGTTGGGATAACGATAACATAAATGCAGTAGAAATATCAAAATTAGTAGAACAGGCAGGTGCATCCGCTATAACTGTTCATGGAAGAACTAGAGAACAGTATTATAGCGGAAAAGCAAATTGGGATGTTATAAAATCAGTAAAAGATAAGGTGAAAATTCCTGTAATAGGCAATGGAGATATATTTACACCTGAGGATGCAAAAGCTATGATTGATTATACGAAATGCGATGCTATTATGATAGGGCGTGGTAGTAGAGGCAACCCTTGGATATTTGAAAGAACGATAGGTTTGTTAAAAGATGATAAAAGTATACTAGCTCCATCAAATGAAGAAAGAATTAATATGGCTATAAAACATCTTGAACTATTATGTTCTATAAAAAGAGAAGATATAGCAGTAAGAGAAATGAGAAAGCATATAGGATGGTATACAAAAGGTATGAAAAATTCTGCTGAGATAAGAGGGAAAATCAATACATTTGTAGAAAAAGAGTATATGATAAAAGAACTAATAAATTATTTAAATTTTATTGATAACACTAAAAGCTATTAAATATCATAATAAAATAAGATATAGGTATTTATTACTCTTGACAATGGTGTATTACTAAATTATAATAATCAACATAT
This DNA window, taken from Abyssisolibacter fermentans, encodes the following:
- the dusB gene encoding tRNA dihydrouridine synthase DusB, giving the protein MKIGNIKIENNVFLAPLAGITDMAFRILCKQKGAGLVYSEMVSCKGMYYGDKKTNKLLEISEIERPIAVQIFGSDPDIMSNVVYDKLNKREDIDIIDINMGCPVPKIVKNGDGSALLKKPKLIKKIIEALVKVSEKPITVKIRIGWDNDNINAVEISKLVEQAGASAITVHGRTREQYYSGKANWDVIKSVKDKVKIPVIGNGDIFTPEDAKAMIDYTKCDAIMIGRGSRGNPWIFERTIGLLKDDKSILAPSNEERINMAIKHLELLCSIKREDIAVREMRKHIGWYTKGMKNSAEIRGKINTFVEKEYMIKELINYLNFIDNTKSY